Within the Glycine soja cultivar W05 chromosome 3, ASM419377v2, whole genome shotgun sequence genome, the region catatttaaagtcttgtcataaaatatttttttttatcttgttacactttaaaattaatttcttatattttaactttCACCTATAATATACTGTCGGCGATGATATACAGGAACTATGTTTATTCCCAATGTTCCTATACACAAGGCATCATCCCATCCATTGCCATTTGCCAGGTAATTGATGATGAAATAACACAACACAAGCATGAACACTAAAGTGACAGACAGAAAAATGCTTGTCTtcgtcaatttttttaatactgaaATCGAAATTAGGTACcgaataatttaattcaaaatacgTACAAATACATAGTGAAGTAAGCTTCAAATAAAATACTACCTCCCTTTCCTATTTGTAAGtcccaattttaaaataaaatttattatttttataagattcaatttataatatttattgtattaattatttttatattataaataattttcttttttaaaaaaataaaatgtatcaaCATAGAAAATAGAGAAGAATTGATGataaggaatttttttataaaatataaatttaaaataaatttattatcatcaattattagtattattgttttaaaattatcattgttcTCTTTATTaacagatttattttttattaatgtttggaaaaagaataataaaataagaatatatatgaaaaaaatatatatttaaaaattagaaaaaaatcttacaaaaacaaataagcaAATTTTGGAAAAGAACTTTATAATCTTAATGAGAAGAAGAGTAACAAGTTGTTTCTTTTAAAGTTTCAACCCTATCCTATGGTCAAGTGGCAAAAAAATGTGGCTGAGAATATGTGCGTAAGGTACGTTCTTCGAAGTCATATCCACGTCAGGTTACCCTATCAACGCGTCCATTGTTGATTGGTTATGCCATGTCACTATAAAGTTACGAAGAAAcctttcttccattttcttcttctcaacGTAAAAGGACAAAAATGACCTTAAATTAAGCCCACCACTACTTTGAGTATATACATACGTCTGTATTATACTATACACGCGCTTATACGATGTTTTATCTCTCTTTCTGTCAGAGTCCGAAGCAGCAACGCTTTTCTGAATAACAATTGAGTTGGTTTGGTACATTCATAATCGGCCCTTCAATTCAATAACCAGTTGCATCTGTACGTTTTTCGCTTCCTTTTGCTGCTTGTTGCTGAAAAATCTGCGATCTCCGGCGTCGTTTTGGTCAGCTTCCGGGGGGTAAGAATCTGCCCTCTTTGTATCTCTCTGTTTTGAGCTTTTCGCCGTTGGTTCAGATTGAGACCCATTTGTGATTTGATCCGTTTTTAGAAAACTCACGGTTCTGAGATGAGGAAATGGAATTAGTAGTGTCTTGgagttttaatcttttttcttaaaaagatcGTAGCTTCTTGTTCAGGTTTGTTGTTAGAGCCCGTTTGGTGACCTGGGCAAGAAGGTGTAATCTAATCATTACCCAGGTAGCCTAGTTGTACAAAAAATGGCAGTGTTTTTGTGACATTTTGTAGGTTTTTAGAGGTTTCATTCTTCGTTTCAAGTTTGATTTGTTTTGCATTCATTCTCTTTTCGATATCAATAGCGAAAATGTCATCAGCTGGTGTCTCTACACTTACTGTGGTTCCCACTGAGCCATTGTTGTCACCAAAGGCATTCCCTTTTCCAATTCCATCACACTTGTCTTTGGAAGATAAATCCATTTTCATATACCTCTCCTTTTCGGGCTCATTGACTCCCATCCGTGTTATGGAGTGGGATACCATTGAATCtgtcaaattcaaaatccaaagGTGTGAAAGCCTTCCATTTTTAACAAACAAGCAGAAGTTGGTTTATGCTGGCCGAGAGCTTGCGCGAAGTGATACGCCGCTCAAGGACTATGGAGTAACGGATGGAAATGTTTTGCATTTGGTAATCAAACTGTCAGATCTTCAGGTCATCaatgtgaaaacttcttgtgggAAGGAGTTCACGTTTCAGGTCGAACGAGGCAGGGATGTCGGGTACATAAAGCAGCGGATCGCCAGAAGGGAGAAACAGTTTGATGATCCTGAGGAGCAGGAGCTTGTGTGCAATGGGGAAAGGCTTGAGGACCAGAGGCTTATTGATGATATCTGTTGCAAACATAATGATGCAGCAGTCCATCTGTTTGTGAGAAAAAAGCATGTTAAAGTTCAGAGGAGACCCCTTGAGTTGTCCATTGTAGCAAAAGATTtgattgataagaaaaaaaatgatgtcaaTGGAAATACTAATCGGAGAAGTTATGATGTTGGTAAAGAAGATACTATTAGGAAGTCTGATGTCATTCAAAGAGCTGTGCCGAGAAAGCCTCCTGGTAGAGATTTTATTTTGGAGCCAGTTATTATTAaccataaaattgaattagCTCCAGCTATTCGGAATATGGTGAACTCTACATATGAGGGACTTGGCAGTGGAAAATGTCCAATCAGATCTGCAGAGGGTACAGGAGGAGCTTACTTTATGCTTGATTCAGCAGAGCAAAAGTATGTGTCTGTTTTTAAGCCTATTGATGAAGAACCAATGGCTGTGAATAACCCTCGAGGTCTTCCTTTGTCATTAGATGGTGAAGGCTTAAAAAAGGGTACAAGAGTTGGTCAAGGAGCATTCAGGGAAGTAGCAGCCTATGTTCTAGACCATCCATTGAGTGGGTGCCAGCGCCACTCGTTATTTGGTGATGGGAAGGGCTTTGCTGGTGTTCCCCCAACATTGATGGTTAAGTGCTTGCATAAAGCATTCAACTATCCCCGAGAATTGACTCCTAAGATTGGCTCCTTGCAAATGTTCACAGAAAATAGTGGAAGTTGTGAAGATATGGGCCCGGGGGCTTTCCCAGTAAAGGAGGTACATAAAATTACTGTTTTGGACATAAGACTGGCAAATGCAGATAGGCATGCTGGGAATATTTTGATCAGCAAAGAGGAGGACAACAACCAGTCTGTTCTGATTCCAATTGATCATGGATACTGCTTGCCCACAAGTGTAAGCACCTTATTTATGCCCTCTTGGTTGTGTTATAATGCATGTGGTTATGCTTCTACATTCtatattttccctttctttgtcACTCTACCTTCTATATTTCTATCATTATGACATATTTGTCATTCCAACAGTTTGAAGATTGCACCTTTGAATGGCTTTACTGGCCTCAAGCTCGCCAGCCATACTCCTCAGAAACTATTGACTACATAAAGTCACTGGATGCTGAAGAAGACATTGCCCTTTTGAAGTTTCATGGATGGGATCTGCCAGTTGAATGTGCCCGCACTCTTAGGATCTCAACCATGCTTTTGAAGAAAGGGGTAGAGAGAGGATTGACCCCTTTTGCCATTGGAAGCCTGATGTGCAGGGAATCCTTGAACAAGGAATCTGTGATAGAAGAAGTAGTACAAGCAGCACTGGATTCTGTTCTTCCTGGCACAAGTGAAGCTACATTGCTGGATTCTGTTTCCCAAATCCTGGACTTGCACCTCGATGAGATTGTCAGATCTCATTTATAATAGCATTGAATTCTGCAATGGTAGCTGGTATATACATGTCAGTGTGTACATATGTTCACGTACATATGTATAGCTCAAATAATTGGATTTTTAGTTCTTGACAAAGGAAGTCTATTTCTTTGGTTGGAATGTCAAACCATTCTTAACTCCCTAGGTTTTACTTTTTGGCAGTTTCCTTCCGTTAACAAATTCTTTCAAGTCTGCTGTTGATAtctttattaaatttgaattctaGGGATAGTAGACATCTCTATTTGAATTGTAGTTTAACATTCTTGGCCTGTAGTGAGTGTTGTCTGTTTCAACTAAGGCTGTGCTTGTTTAGGAGTGTGAAAATGGAAATGTGAAAAATTAAGgaggtgtttggtttggttgttttctgttttcattttcactgaaaacagaaaacggtgatgaaaatgtgtttggttggatttctgaaaacattttcagtggaaatgaaaataggaaacaaccagaaaatgaaaacaataaattttcgtTTTCAGTGTTTTCAGTTGAGAACAGAAACCTCATTtcggataaaatgaaattatggtgacaataaatgtaattttaagcaaatctaaaaatacaaaaagacaagaagtcaatatatcataaattttcagtatttttatttcatgaaaacagaaaataagaagtcaaaccaaacatattttcagaattctaatcttttgaaaatgaaaacagttttcagaaaatgaaaacaggaaatgaaaacagaaaatgaaaatgcaaaccaaacacaccctaagtGGTTTTCACAGCGTGTggataaagtaaaaattaaatgcGTTATTTCCTATCCTATCCATTCATATGTGTGTGCGGACATCGTTTATAAAAAGTCTTGATTAGTTAATAACTTTcacaaaaggaaaaatttattaatccAACCATGGGATTGAAAGTTTTCACGAAATATGTCAAATTtaccaaattttatatattgtaaaaaataaaaatatctagtTATATATACTTGTAATTATATTCTTATAAATGTTTAAAGTTCTTAACATTTGATATGCATTATAATCATAGTATATCacaatttaacaattaaattagttaattcTACATTTTACAAAAGTTTAATAGGTAGTGAGTATCTAATACATAGTATCAACGAATcctctttcatttttaactcttattttaatttaggcGTGGCTTTCGCCTTCTCTTCTATGCCATACTAATCGGCAATCGCACTCTCTAAATCCCAGAGGTTCTTTAGGCATTTATGAACGCAGCGCAGGAATTAGACTTGCACAAAAGTTTAAAGAGATTTCTTGAATTATGATTGCCAGTAGGTCATGCAATTGACGCTATCATATTGCTAATTGCTTTAGCTGGTAATACAATAATGCTGTTTTTCAATGTAATGGCGAAAGTCACCAAGGAGTCTAGAGATTTATACTCCAAATATgccaataaatattattttttgcaaaTATTGTAGCCTTTTGTACCTAAAGATAATTTTAACcttcgtaaaaaaaaatagttatgcaAGTTAAAACCCTTTTTTCGCactatctaaaatattttgacctaaactatttttttaattcaaaaggtACAAACTTGCTATCTCCGAGTTGTTCACCATTGACTCTGATCCATTTGGGACTTGATCCGGTTCAGAAACTGTTCGGAATGAAAAGAGAAGTATAAGTCCAAAGCATGTTGAAAAGTAACAACCCCCTTAAATATTTTTGAGAATCTCAAGTGATTTAGCATATGATACACGTAGGAGACCAAATATCTGACAGTATCTTGGTTAGAActcagtttttttattttgtttggaaGTTGAAATATCCCCATAACCATTCACCAGTCAAAGATTAACACTTCTCAAATTATCTACAGCAAGAAATAGCAATCAAGAGAATATGCAATCAACCTAGCTACACAGGTTGGGTATGCACACTCCACCTTCAGGGTTTTGCTGTTCTTTCCATATCCTTCCTGTTACTCGTAGCTTCAACTCTTTCCTGTCTCCACCCGAGAAGAAAAGCGCCATGTTGCGGTAAATGATGAGACCATCATGGCTGTCTCTTACCTTCTTATGGCTATCTCTAATGCTTCTTGGACTCCCCTCAAAAGTTAGTTTACGTCCATTTCCTCCCACCTCCAAGCTGTAGCTGTAGTTCCGCGCCTCTCTTTCATCACCCATGAATCGGAGGAATGCCATGTAAACTGGAGCCATGCCCAGCTGGAAGGCCTCAAAATGGAGGCAAAAATACTGACCAAAACAGTGGAAAACCTAACATAAACAAAAATGAGTTAACCATAACAATTTGGATGGGATTTGAAGTCCAAAATGTAGGTGTGTGCTTGTGCATGAAATGAAGGAATATCCTGCAAATGCATAGCAATGAATGTCATATCAACTATCAAGTGCATCCCATGCACAGCACTACACCCTAAAGAAGGACGTGTATAATTGTTATAGATACCGTTAGCATCCATGTAGCATTTTCTACTTCCATGGGATTGGACTTGACATAGCGATGGTTAAAAGTGCATCCAGAATGCATATCAACCCTGTGGTCGTCCCTTAAATGAGCGACAAGGCATGGAATATCCCCAACCACCGAGCAGTCTGACCCGGCATAAGGGCAGTTGTATGGTCTGAAGTTACAAATAGCCTCATGTTTAAGTTTGCTGTAATAGGGAAATATCTCTGGACACCCAAGAGAAATGTATCTGCAAGGCAGTTCAAGTGATTCTGCTATCTTCTCTAATGCCAAACACCTTATATCACCGAGTTCCTGCCGGCAAGTTGGGCATCGATTGTGTACCCTTGTCTTGCAAGTTGAGCAAAGTGTGTGACCGTTGTGGCACtgcataaaaaaattggttttaagaaCAAGTCACTGTTTTGTTAGCATCATTATTCAACTA harbors:
- the LOC114407805 gene encoding phosphatidylinositol 4-kinase gamma 4-like, with protein sequence MSSAGVSTLTVVPTEPLLSPKAFPFPIPSHLSLEDKSIFIYLSFSGSLTPIRVMEWDTIESVKFKIQRCESLPFLTNKQKLVYAGRELARSDTPLKDYGVTDGNVLHLVIKLSDLQVINVKTSCGKEFTFQVERGRDVGYIKQRIARREKQFDDPEEQELVCNGERLEDQRLIDDICCKHNDAAVHLFVRKKHVKVQRRPLELSIVAKDLIDKKKNDVNGNTNRRSYDVGKEDTIRKSDVIQRAVPRKPPGRDFILEPVIINHKIELAPAIRNMVNSTYEGLGSGKCPIRSAEGTGGAYFMLDSAEQKYVSVFKPIDEEPMAVNNPRGLPLSLDGEGLKKGTRVGQGAFREVAAYVLDHPLSGCQRHSLFGDGKGFAGVPPTLMVKCLHKAFNYPRELTPKIGSLQMFTENSGSCEDMGPGAFPVKEVHKITVLDIRLANADRHAGNILISKEEDNNQSVLIPIDHGYCLPTSFEDCTFEWLYWPQARQPYSSETIDYIKSLDAEEDIALLKFHGWDLPVECARTLRISTMLLKKGVERGLTPFAIGSLMCRESLNKESVIEEVVQAALDSVLPGTSEATLLDSVSQILDLHLDEIVRSHL
- the LOC114407806 gene encoding E3 ubiquitin-protein ligase SINAT5-like isoform X1: MESSSIESSTVSSMTMMEEDEHPHHQFSSISKLHNSGPTTTSVHDLLECPVCTNSMYPPIHQCHNGHTLCSTCKTRVHNRCPTCRQELGDIRCLALEKIAESLELPCRYISLGCPEIFPYYSKLKHEAICNFRPYNCPYAGSDCSVVGDIPCLVAHLRDDHRVDMHSGCTFNHRYVKSNPMEVENATWMLTVFHCFGQYFCLHFEAFQLGMAPVYMAFLRFMGDEREARNYSYSLEVGGNGRKLTFEGSPRSIRDSHKKVRDSHDGLIIYRNMALFFSGGDRKELKLRVTGRIWKEQQNPEVSEPDQVPNGSESMVNNSEIASLYLLN
- the LOC114407806 gene encoding E3 ubiquitin-protein ligase SINAT3-like isoform X2, which codes for MESSSIESSTVSSMTMMEEDEHPHHQFSSISKLHNSGPTTTSVHDLLECPVCTNSMYPPIHQCHNGHTLCSTCKTRVHNRCPTCRQELGDIRCLALEKIAESLELPCRYISLGCPEIFPYYSKLKHEAICNFRPYNCPYAGSDCSVVGDIPCLVAHLRDDHRVDMHSGCTFNHRYVKSNPMEVENATWMLTVFHCFGQYFCLHFEAFQLGMAPVYMAFLRFMGDEREARNYSYSLEVGGNGRKLTFEGSPRSIRDSHKKVRDSHDGLIIYRNMALFFSGGDRKELKLRVTGRIWKEQQNPEGGVCIPNLCS